In the Paenibacillus pabuli genome, one interval contains:
- a CDS encoding DUF2062 domain-containing protein: MNSQKSKANRFARLTRALKLNFLKLLRAPGGAHKVSTGFAIGFGLELIVISTASLIYLVFYPIVRLSGGSLPAAIVGNVIGKLTFLPILLMPLAKQIGSWILPAHSMGQGPVHESAFMELFRGNWSALSELLLGGLDILAGMSVFGVILGLISYFVVKFFYVRALQRRYERRLEKRRLAAMSPGSAAVLIRKTSQS; encoded by the coding sequence ATGAATTCACAGAAAAGCAAAGCGAACCGATTCGCACGTTTAACACGTGCCTTGAAGCTGAATTTTCTTAAATTGTTACGTGCTCCGGGAGGAGCACATAAGGTTTCCACCGGATTTGCAATCGGTTTTGGTCTCGAGTTGATCGTCATCTCCACGGCATCCCTGATCTATCTTGTGTTCTATCCTATTGTGCGTTTGTCTGGCGGTTCGCTTCCGGCTGCCATCGTGGGCAATGTAATCGGAAAACTGACGTTTCTGCCAATTTTGCTCATGCCGCTTGCCAAGCAGATTGGGTCATGGATACTGCCAGCACACAGTATGGGACAGGGACCTGTTCACGAGAGTGCATTCATGGAGCTGTTTCGCGGCAACTGGTCCGCGTTAAGTGAACTATTGCTGGGTGGGCTTGATATTCTCGCGGGCATGTCTGTCTTTGGCGTGATCCTGGGTTTGATTTCGTACTTTGTCGTCAAATTCTTCTATGTAAGAGCTCTCCAGCGGCGCTATGAGCGCAGACTGGAGAAACGCCGCCTAGCGGCGATGTCTCCTGGATCGGCAGCAGTGCTTATCCGGAAGACATCACAATCATAA
- a CDS encoding OsmC family protein produces MKHPFHLKAVWNGGRNSEGTIDAGGLKSVISIPQEMGGPGTGTNPDEMLLGAASTCYLITLAAMLERSDITPKELTLESEATVDVTNNIFTYERIVHRPRIVLQADATEAELTKADRLAHKAEESCMISRAVAGNVTIETQPVIVTADVNAV; encoded by the coding sequence ATGAAACATCCTTTTCATCTGAAAGCCGTATGGAACGGCGGACGTAATAGTGAGGGTACCATTGATGCAGGAGGATTAAAATCGGTCATATCCATCCCGCAGGAGATGGGCGGTCCTGGTACAGGAACCAATCCGGATGAAATGCTGCTGGGTGCAGCCTCCACCTGTTATCTGATCACCCTGGCCGCGATGCTGGAACGTTCGGATATTACACCGAAGGAGCTGACACTGGAATCGGAAGCAACGGTGGATGTCACCAATAACATATTTACGTATGAACGAATTGTACATCGACCACGCATCGTGCTTCAGGCTGATGCAACAGAGGCTGAGTTGACCAAGGCGGATCGACTTGCACATAAGGCCGAAGAGTCTTGTATGATATCAAGAGCGGTCGCAGGGAATGTAACCATCGAAACGCAGCCTGTCATTGTCACCGCTGATGTTAATGCAGTCTAA
- a CDS encoding DeoR/GlpR family DNA-binding transcription regulator has protein sequence MLVAERYEKIVEWVDAQGSMRVTELSERCGVTEETIRRDLDKLEQAGRLRRSHGGAVSVKYKEEGQGEIPYPERAITHAEEKRRIAEEAIKMVEPGDRIALDASTTAWYMAAGLPNIQLTVLTNSIKVAAELSSKEQIRVIATGGQLASKSLSFVGPLAERSLDAYHVDKVFLSCKGVHLTKGISESNELQALVKQKMISIADEVILLADSSKFDIQAFTRVAELSSVTQVITDLGLNEEHVSALNEQSIPCKRV, from the coding sequence ATGCTCGTGGCTGAACGTTATGAGAAAATTGTGGAATGGGTGGATGCGCAGGGAAGCATGCGTGTAACCGAGCTTAGTGAGCGCTGCGGGGTGACGGAGGAGACGATTCGCCGTGATCTGGACAAGCTGGAGCAGGCCGGCAGGCTTAGGCGGTCCCATGGCGGTGCCGTCAGTGTTAAATATAAGGAAGAAGGACAGGGAGAAATCCCATATCCTGAACGGGCCATTACGCATGCGGAAGAGAAGCGAAGAATAGCCGAAGAGGCCATCAAGATGGTAGAGCCAGGCGACCGGATCGCACTGGATGCGAGCACAACAGCCTGGTACATGGCTGCAGGGCTGCCGAATATCCAGCTCACTGTACTGACCAACTCCATCAAGGTGGCGGCCGAGCTGAGCAGCAAGGAACAGATCAGGGTTATCGCGACTGGAGGGCAGCTTGCTTCCAAGTCATTGTCTTTTGTAGGCCCGCTCGCGGAGCGCTCACTGGATGCCTACCATGTGGACAAGGTATTTTTGTCCTGCAAAGGGGTGCATTTGACCAAAGGCATTAGCGAATCGAACGAATTGCAGGCTTTGGTGAAACAGAAGATGATCAGCATTGCGGATGAAGTTATTTTGCTCGCAGATTCGAGCAAGTTCGATATACAGGCTTTTACGAGAGTCGCAGAATTAAGCAGCGTGACACAGGTCATTACCGATTTGGGGCTGAACGAAGAACATGTTAGCGCACTGAACGAACAATCCATACCTTGTAAACGAGTGTAG
- a CDS encoding NADH-dependent flavin oxidoreductase produces MNPKYSQMFEQVSLPSGISLKNRIVLAPMTHMSSNPDGTVSDAELAYYARRTGGAGMSVTAVTYVTPNGIGFPAQFAAYDDSFVPSLKRLADTIKQQGSKAVLQIFHAGRLTPEQAVPAGQVVAPSAVASERPGSPVPRELSDEEITSIINDFGEATRRAIEAGFDGVEIHGANGYLIQQFFSPHSNRREDRWGGSIEKRLTFPLAVVDEVQKVVAKHTKLPFIVGYRFSPEEPETPGLTMEETYALIDALKEKNLDYLHVSLNEFWSKPRRGEADHRSRMEFILDRVGGKLPVIGVGAIHTADEAAEALQSGVPLLAIGRELIIEPDWVEKIESGREEDIETVLTKADQERLVIPDGLWNAIINTPGWFPLADVK; encoded by the coding sequence ATGAATCCAAAGTATAGCCAAATGTTTGAACAAGTTTCACTACCAAGCGGCATTAGTCTCAAAAACCGGATTGTACTCGCTCCTATGACCCATATGTCCTCTAATCCTGACGGTACCGTCTCGGATGCAGAACTGGCTTATTATGCTCGTCGTACTGGCGGTGCAGGCATGTCCGTGACGGCGGTAACGTATGTTACACCAAACGGTATCGGATTTCCCGCGCAATTTGCTGCGTATGACGATAGCTTCGTTCCCAGCCTGAAACGCCTCGCTGACACGATCAAGCAGCAAGGTTCCAAAGCAGTACTTCAAATCTTCCATGCTGGACGTCTCACTCCGGAACAAGCTGTACCCGCTGGTCAAGTGGTTGCGCCGAGCGCCGTTGCCAGTGAGCGTCCAGGCTCACCTGTACCGAGAGAGCTGTCTGACGAAGAAATTACGTCCATCATCAACGATTTCGGTGAAGCGACACGTCGCGCCATTGAAGCCGGATTCGACGGTGTTGAGATCCATGGTGCGAATGGTTACTTGATCCAGCAGTTCTTCTCCCCACATTCTAATCGCCGTGAAGACCGCTGGGGTGGCAGCATTGAGAAACGCCTGACATTCCCGCTGGCCGTCGTAGATGAAGTGCAGAAGGTTGTAGCAAAACATACCAAGCTTCCGTTTATTGTCGGATACCGTTTCTCTCCTGAAGAACCGGAAACACCAGGGTTGACCATGGAAGAGACCTACGCACTCATTGACGCGCTGAAAGAAAAGAATCTGGATTACTTGCATGTATCCCTGAACGAGTTCTGGTCCAAACCACGCCGCGGCGAAGCAGACCATCGTTCCAGAATGGAGTTCATCCTGGATCGCGTAGGCGGCAAATTGCCGGTTATTGGTGTAGGTGCAATCCATACGGCAGACGAGGCAGCGGAAGCTCTTCAGAGCGGCGTGCCACTGCTAGCCATCGGACGTGAGTTGATTATCGAACCGGACTGGGTGGAGAAAATCGAGAGCGGACGCGAGGAGGATATCGAGACCGTTTTGACAAAAGCGGATCAGGAGCGTCTGGTTATCCCTGACGGATTGTGGAATGCCATTATTAACACACCGGGCTGGTTCCCTTTGGCAGACGTTAAATAA
- a CDS encoding SOS response-associated peptidase, with translation MCNRFSLAADLDEVRDHFKIERVMYYYKNRYNISPTQHTPIILHQDGERVLDEFRWGFIPFWGRDAVNANLMTVHENPSYYKLVETKRCVIPCNGLYYWRQEGKKSYAVRVVMPDRGLFGIAGLYEIWKDTRKQPLRTCTMLMTGANMVTREFGSKMPAILSEDEINTWLDPSNTRVTQLLPLLKSYNTTEMNLYPVTPMVANDEHDCYECVEEMDLKLAYVRNF, from the coding sequence ATGTGCAACCGTTTTTCATTGGCAGCGGATTTGGATGAGGTGAGGGACCATTTCAAGATTGAGCGTGTGATGTATTACTATAAGAACCGATATAACATTAGTCCAACGCAGCATACGCCGATCATTTTGCACCAGGACGGTGAGCGGGTATTGGACGAGTTTCGCTGGGGGTTTATTCCGTTCTGGGGGCGCGATGCCGTAAATGCGAACCTGATGACCGTTCATGAGAACCCATCCTACTACAAACTAGTGGAAACGAAACGGTGCGTTATCCCGTGTAACGGATTGTATTACTGGCGCCAGGAAGGCAAAAAAAGTTATGCGGTACGCGTGGTTATGCCTGATCGGGGATTGTTTGGGATCGCAGGGTTATATGAAATTTGGAAAGACACCCGCAAGCAGCCGCTTCGCACCTGCACAATGCTCATGACCGGTGCCAACATGGTAACCCGGGAATTCGGCAGTAAAATGCCGGCGATTCTCTCGGAAGATGAAATCAATACCTGGCTTGACCCGTCCAATACACGGGTGACACAACTGCTGCCTCTTCTCAAGTCGTACAATACGACAGAAATGAACCTGTATCCTGTAACACCCATGGTAGCTAACGATGAACATGATTGTTATGAATGTGTGGAAGAGATGGACCTGAAGCTCGCATATGTGCGCAATTTCTAA